In a genomic window of Temperatibacter marinus:
- a CDS encoding pyridoxal-phosphate-dependent aminotransferase family protein produces MSNQKLTSFNPPQRLLMGPGPSDIHPRVLAAMARPTVGHLDPAFQTMMEEIKAGLRYAFQTENALTFPVSAPGSAGMECCFVNLVEPGDTVIVIQHGAFGGRMKENVERAGGHAVLVAFEWGQPIELESVRAALETHASAKILAFVHAETSTGVSAPAKELCDLAQAHDCLTIVDCVTSLGGSELKVDEWGIDAAYSGTQKCLSCPPGISPVTFSERAADKIKQRQSSVQSWFLDLSLVMAYWDNSGGGARTYHHTAPVNAMYALHEGLVMLQEEGLEEAQMRHHAMHQKLKAGLESLGLGLIVDESHRLSQLNTVSIPDGIDEAAVRQYVLQKYDLEIGAGLGALAGKVWRIGLMGSSATERHVMTCLTALEDALKAQQYSVQDGAGTAAAMAVED; encoded by the coding sequence ATGTCAAATCAGAAGCTCACATCATTTAACCCACCACAACGTCTCTTAATGGGGCCTGGGCCAAGCGATATTCATCCTCGTGTCCTTGCGGCAATGGCCAGACCAACAGTTGGCCATCTAGACCCGGCATTTCAGACTATGATGGAAGAGATAAAGGCAGGGCTTCGCTATGCATTTCAGACAGAGAATGCCTTGACGTTTCCTGTGAGTGCACCAGGCTCGGCAGGTATGGAATGCTGTTTTGTGAACCTGGTAGAACCTGGAGATACAGTCATTGTTATCCAGCACGGCGCGTTTGGTGGCCGGATGAAAGAAAATGTGGAAAGAGCTGGCGGTCATGCAGTGTTGGTCGCTTTTGAATGGGGACAACCAATTGAATTGGAAAGTGTTAGAGCGGCTCTTGAAACACATGCATCAGCAAAAATATTGGCCTTTGTTCACGCGGAGACATCAACAGGTGTGTCTGCGCCAGCAAAAGAGCTTTGCGACCTGGCTCAGGCTCATGATTGTTTAACAATAGTTGACTGCGTTACCAGCTTAGGCGGAAGCGAGCTAAAAGTTGATGAATGGGGCATTGACGCAGCCTATTCCGGAACACAGAAATGTTTGTCATGTCCTCCAGGAATTTCACCTGTCACCTTCTCAGAGAGAGCAGCAGATAAAATCAAGCAGCGTCAGAGCAGCGTTCAAAGCTGGTTTTTAGATCTTTCCTTAGTGATGGCATACTGGGACAATAGCGGCGGTGGTGCGCGGACCTATCATCATACGGCGCCTGTGAATGCCATGTATGCACTTCATGAAGGACTTGTGATGCTTCAAGAAGAGGGGCTTGAAGAAGCTCAGATGCGCCATCATGCTATGCATCAAAAATTAAAAGCAGGCCTTGAATCTTTGGGACTCGGCTTGATTGTGGATGAAAGCCATAGATTATCGCAACTGAATACAGTTTCTATACCTGATGGAATTGATGAAGCCGCTGTGCGCCAGTATGTTTTACAAAAGTATGATCTCGAGATTGGCGCAGGTCTCGGCGCTCTAGCAGGAAAAGTCTGGCGGATTGGGTTGATGGGCTCTTCTGCAACTGAGCGGCATGTGATGACATGTCTCACAGCTCTAGAGGATGCCTTGAAGGCCCAGCAATATTCGGTTCAAGATGGTGCAGGAACCGCTGCTGCTATGGCTGTAGAGGATTAA
- a CDS encoding GNAT family N-acetyltransferase, translating into MKIELRDLAHCHFEDLYNQKNDSDVLAWIPGEYPLDRRTFDTKTSDALAKGQTVEQANYTIFVDGIIAGMIGQFPRDGEDRFEVGYFIGQEFWGKGVASRALVLCLKNLRELGFNHPLYGCHAADNPSSGRVLEKAGFQPEADIPFTLADGTVVMDKCWVFHFE; encoded by the coding sequence ATGAAAATTGAATTAAGAGATCTCGCTCACTGTCATTTTGAAGACCTTTACAATCAGAAAAACGATTCAGATGTTCTGGCGTGGATACCGGGAGAATATCCCTTAGATAGAAGAACGTTTGATACGAAAACTAGTGATGCTCTCGCTAAGGGGCAAACAGTAGAGCAAGCAAATTACACAATCTTTGTGGACGGGATCATTGCAGGCATGATCGGGCAATTTCCAAGAGACGGTGAAGACCGATTTGAAGTTGGCTATTTTATTGGGCAAGAATTCTGGGGCAAGGGAGTTGCTTCAAGAGCCCTTGTTCTCTGTCTTAAGAACCTCAGAGAGTTAGGGTTTAATCATCCGCTGTATGGCTGCCATGCAGCCGACAATCCGTCATCAGGTCGTGTTTTAGAAAAGGCCGGCTTTCAGCCTGAAGCTGATATCCCTTTCACTCTTGCTGATGGCACAGTTGTTATGGATAAATGTTGGGTTTTTCATTTCGAATAA
- a CDS encoding nitroreductase: MNVSEAVLSRLSVRDFLDKEVDTLLLQEILEKAGRAPSGGNLQPWRLYVIKDESMKAFRKEVDIMFEGANPSQQRPAHLAYPVNLKEPYKTNRYKCGMDLYAKLGIERGDRMKRLEQFRRNFDFFGAPVGLMFYIDKQMEYIQWNDVGIYMQTIMLLLREAGLDSCAQGAWSQFPDLVSRFVGAPEHLMLVSGMSVGYRNPEAEVNRLVTDRESSSVITTFV; this comes from the coding sequence ATGAATGTTTCTGAAGCTGTGCTTAGTCGCCTTTCTGTGCGTGATTTTTTAGATAAGGAAGTCGACACGCTCTTATTGCAAGAGATTCTAGAAAAGGCTGGCAGGGCTCCTTCAGGGGGCAATTTACAGCCCTGGCGTCTTTATGTGATTAAAGACGAGTCGATGAAAGCCTTCCGAAAAGAGGTGGACATTATGTTTGAGGGTGCCAATCCCAGTCAGCAACGGCCAGCACATCTTGCTTATCCCGTGAATTTAAAGGAACCCTATAAGACTAACCGCTATAAATGCGGGATGGATTTATATGCTAAATTGGGTATTGAACGCGGTGATAGAATGAAAAGGCTAGAGCAATTTCGTCGTAACTTTGACTTCTTTGGTGCACCTGTAGGGCTGATGTTTTATATCGATAAACAGATGGAATATATTCAGTGGAATGACGTAGGGATTTATATGCAAACCATCATGTTACTTCTAAGAGAAGCAGGGCTTGATAGTTGTGCACAAGGGGCATGGTCGCAGTTTCCCGACTTAGTGTCTCGTTTTGTTGGTGCCCCTGAACATCTTATGTTGGTCAGCGGTATGTCAGTTGGCTATCGCAATCCAGAGGCTGAGGTGAACCGTCTGGTGACAGACCGAGAGTCGAGTTCAGTAATCACGACATTTGTATAA
- a CDS encoding GGDEF domain-containing protein, protein MKYKIKNSQQLIEAVKESIQFAFQPIVNAGTGGTYAVEALLRGHEACGFASIAGVFDCAWELRCLEQVDRELRKIAIESFAKLSFRDHIKLFYNLDGRIFEREDEDPNWSSEILARNDIQPSQLVFELSEHYNNSDASYFSEHLQSVRDRGIRVAIDDFGRGFSEMKLLYDHQAEYLKIDRFFVDGIAASNKKRLFVSSIVNLAHVLGLRVVAEGIEEEQDYLECRAIGCDLIQGYFISVPETNHANLKPAYEHIEAVLSTDRRRKANHVTDLSAWIEDVESVSVNADIKEVLEKFKRQSDHSILPLVDCHNVPVGILREQDFKAYLYDQFGWDLLHNKSIGNSMQRFCVSCPVTDVTVPVRSLLEIYSLAGEGGGVEGADGLIVTENGKYKGFLKSEALLRIFSSITLAEARDQNPLTGLPGNNVINDHIADLLLTGESSSIVYFDFNEFKPFNDAYGFRQGDRVIILFSELLRKRFGAQDDVFIGHVGGDDFFLGFRRRRAQAIKNEIQFIMDDFKAAIESFYQEEDRKRGKIVMEDRHGQVREFDLLNTAAAIVELDSETGESFDSLSRKIVEAKNQSKKRRGQVFLHEVNSPENKLEFTRA, encoded by the coding sequence ATGAAATATAAAATTAAAAACAGTCAGCAGCTAATCGAGGCAGTTAAAGAATCTATTCAATTTGCCTTTCAACCAATTGTCAATGCTGGTACAGGCGGAACTTATGCTGTCGAGGCTTTGCTGAGGGGGCATGAGGCGTGTGGGTTTGCATCGATCGCAGGTGTATTCGATTGTGCTTGGGAGTTGAGATGTCTGGAGCAAGTTGACCGCGAGCTAAGGAAAATTGCTATTGAGTCTTTTGCTAAGCTCTCCTTTAGGGACCATATCAAACTTTTTTATAACTTGGATGGGCGCATCTTTGAGCGGGAAGATGAAGACCCCAATTGGTCGAGTGAGATCTTAGCAAGAAATGATATTCAGCCCTCTCAACTCGTGTTTGAATTATCCGAGCATTATAATAACTCCGATGCTTCCTATTTTTCCGAGCATTTGCAAAGCGTGAGGGACAGAGGAATTCGAGTGGCCATTGATGACTTCGGTCGTGGCTTCTCAGAGATGAAGCTTCTTTACGACCATCAGGCTGAATATTTGAAAATAGATCGGTTTTTTGTGGATGGCATTGCAGCGTCTAATAAAAAGAGATTGTTTGTTTCCTCAATCGTGAATTTAGCGCATGTGCTTGGTTTAAGAGTTGTGGCTGAAGGCATTGAGGAAGAGCAGGATTATCTTGAGTGCCGCGCGATTGGATGTGACCTGATTCAGGGGTATTTCATATCGGTCCCAGAGACTAATCATGCTAATCTGAAGCCTGCATATGAGCATATTGAAGCAGTTCTTTCGACGGACCGGCGCAGAAAAGCCAATCATGTGACTGACCTTTCAGCCTGGATTGAAGACGTAGAGAGTGTTTCAGTGAATGCTGATATTAAAGAGGTGCTTGAGAAATTTAAAAGACAGTCAGACCATTCAATATTACCTCTTGTAGATTGCCACAATGTGCCGGTTGGTATTCTAAGGGAGCAAGACTTCAAAGCTTATTTATATGACCAGTTTGGTTGGGACCTGCTTCATAATAAAAGTATTGGAAATTCTATGCAGCGATTCTGCGTTTCATGCCCTGTCACGGATGTGACTGTTCCAGTGCGGTCATTGCTTGAAATATATTCTCTCGCTGGAGAAGGGGGCGGGGTAGAGGGGGCTGACGGGCTTATCGTGACAGAAAACGGTAAGTATAAAGGGTTCTTAAAATCAGAGGCTTTACTCAGAATTTTCTCTTCCATCACTTTAGCGGAGGCTCGGGACCAAAATCCTCTCACGGGGCTTCCGGGTAACAATGTGATCAATGATCATATTGCAGACTTGCTTCTCACAGGGGAAAGCAGTTCAATTGTTTATTTTGATTTTAATGAATTCAAGCCTTTCAATGATGCTTATGGATTTCGTCAAGGTGACCGTGTCATTATACTATTTTCTGAGCTCTTAAGAAAAAGATTTGGGGCACAGGATGATGTCTTTATTGGCCATGTGGGCGGTGATGATTTCTTTCTCGGTTTCAGAAGAAGGCGCGCACAGGCAATCAAGAATGAAATTCAATTCATTATGGATGATTTCAAAGCTGCCATCGAAAGCTTCTATCAAGAAGAGGATCGAAAGCGTGGAAAGATTGTTATGGAAGATCGCCACGGACAAGTTAGAGAATTTGATCTCTTGAATACTGCGGCAGCTATCGTGGAGTTGGATAGTGAGACCGGCGAGAGTTTTGACTCCCTAAGCCGGAAAATCGTTGAAGCGAAAAATCAGTCAAAAAAGAGAAGAGGTCAAGTCTTCTTGCATGAAGTAAATTCCCCAGAAAACAAACTTGAATTCACGCGCGCTTAA
- a CDS encoding F0F1 ATP synthase subunit delta — protein sequence MSREKDYGVASNKAIVSGISGRYALALFELALEAKALEATESDLVSLSNLYSESADLRDLILSPVYSRDDVAKGVSAVAEKAGLSDLVQKFLGTLAMNGRTNVLENIIRDFGLLMAEHRGEVKAEVISAAELTKTQVNEIKKKLKSAVGQKVEVDARVDESLLGGLIVKVGSQMIDSSIKTKLDNIKVAMKGVQ from the coding sequence ATGTCGCGAGAAAAGGATTACGGCGTGGCATCAAATAAAGCCATCGTGTCAGGTATTTCTGGTCGTTATGCACTAGCACTGTTTGAGCTTGCTCTTGAAGCGAAAGCGCTAGAGGCAACAGAATCTGATCTTGTTTCTCTGAGTAATCTTTATAGTGAGAGCGCAGACTTGCGTGATCTTATCCTATCTCCAGTGTATTCCCGTGATGATGTAGCAAAAGGTGTTTCTGCAGTTGCAGAGAAGGCTGGTCTTTCTGATCTCGTTCAGAAATTCCTCGGTACTCTTGCTATGAACGGGCGTACAAATGTGCTGGAAAACATTATCCGTGATTTTGGTCTTTTGATGGCTGAGCACCGCGGAGAAGTGAAGGCTGAGGTCATTAGTGCTGCTGAGCTGACAAAAACTCAGGTTAATGAAATCAAAAAGAAACTTAAATCGGCTGTTGGGCAAAAAGTGGAAGTTGACGCGCGCGTTGACGAAAGCTTGCTTGGCGGTCTCATTGTCAAGGTAGGCTCTCAAATGATTGATAGTTCTATTAAGACTAAACTCGACAACATCAAGGTCGCTATGAAAGGGGTTCAGTGA
- the atpA gene encoding F0F1 ATP synthase subunit alpha, with protein MDIRAAEISKVLKDQIAGFGNEAEVSEVGTVLSVGDGIARVYGLDNVQAGEMVEFPGGIKGMALNLETDNVGVVIFGSDRGIREGDTVKRTGTIVDVPVGKGLLGRVVDALGNPIDGKGPLEDVKRQRVEVKAPGIIPRQSVHEPMMSGLKAVDALVPVGRGQRELIIGDRQTGKTAVAIDTFINQKATNDAAASEGEKLFCIYVAVGQKRSTVAQIVKALEENGALEYSIVVAATASEPAPLQFLAPYTGTAMGEFFRDGGMHAVIVHDDLSKQAVAYRQMSLLLRRPPGREAYPGDVFYLHSRLLERAAKMSDANGSGSLTALPIIETQAGDVSAYIPTNVISITDGQIFLETDLFYKGIRPAINVGLSVSRVGSAAQVKAMKQVAGSIKLELAQYREMEAFAQFGSDLDAATQQLLNRGARLTELLKQAQYSPLTMEEQVVSIFAGVKGYLDGIAVTDVNRFEEAFLAEMRSKHADVLTAVRTEKKLSDDLQSQLKSILEGFAKSFS; from the coding sequence ATGGATATCCGTGCGGCGGAAATTTCCAAGGTCCTAAAGGATCAGATCGCTGGCTTTGGCAACGAAGCAGAAGTATCAGAAGTCGGTACAGTGCTGTCAGTAGGTGACGGTATTGCCCGTGTGTATGGCTTGGACAATGTGCAGGCTGGTGAAATGGTTGAATTTCCAGGTGGTATTAAGGGCATGGCTCTTAACTTGGAAACAGACAACGTTGGTGTGGTGATTTTCGGTTCTGACCGTGGTATCCGTGAAGGAGACACAGTCAAGAGAACTGGCACCATTGTGGACGTTCCTGTTGGTAAAGGTTTGCTTGGTCGCGTTGTTGACGCGCTAGGTAACCCAATTGACGGTAAAGGCCCGCTAGAAGACGTTAAGCGTCAGCGTGTTGAGGTTAAAGCCCCTGGCATTATCCCTCGTCAATCAGTCCATGAGCCAATGATGTCAGGTCTAAAAGCTGTTGACGCTCTTGTTCCTGTTGGTCGTGGTCAGCGTGAGTTGATCATTGGTGACCGTCAGACAGGTAAGACTGCAGTTGCCATTGACACATTTATTAACCAAAAGGCAACCAACGATGCCGCAGCGTCTGAAGGTGAGAAATTATTCTGCATCTACGTAGCAGTTGGTCAGAAGCGTTCTACAGTTGCTCAGATCGTTAAAGCTCTTGAAGAAAATGGTGCTCTAGAATACTCAATCGTTGTCGCAGCGACAGCGTCTGAGCCTGCGCCTCTTCAATTCCTTGCGCCGTATACAGGCACAGCAATGGGTGAGTTCTTCCGTGACGGCGGCATGCATGCTGTTATCGTTCATGATGATCTTTCTAAGCAAGCTGTTGCTTATCGTCAGATGTCACTCTTGCTTCGTCGCCCTCCAGGACGTGAAGCGTATCCGGGTGATGTATTCTATCTTCATAGTCGTCTTCTTGAGCGTGCTGCGAAGATGTCTGATGCGAATGGCTCTGGTTCTTTGACAGCTCTGCCTATTATTGAAACACAAGCGGGCGATGTATCTGCATACATCCCAACAAACGTGATTTCGATTACAGATGGTCAGATCTTCCTTGAGACAGATTTGTTCTATAAAGGTATTCGTCCTGCGATTAACGTTGGTCTTTCAGTATCTCGTGTGGGATCTGCAGCTCAGGTTAAAGCGATGAAACAGGTTGCTGGCTCTATTAAACTTGAGCTTGCTCAGTACCGCGAGATGGAAGCCTTTGCTCAGTTTGGCTCTGATCTAGATGCCGCGACACAGCAGCTGCTGAACCGTGGTGCTCGTTTGACTGAACTTCTAAAGCAGGCTCAGTACAGCCCGCTGACAATGGAAGAGCAAGTTGTCTCAATTTTTGCTGGTGTGAAGGGATATCTTGATGGTATCGCAGTAACAGATGTCAACCGTTTTGAAGAAGCTTTCCTTGCGGAAATGCGGTCAAAACATGCTGACGTTCTGACAGCTGTTCGCACTGAGAAGAAATTGTCTGATGACCTTCAATCTCAGTTGAAATCAATCCTGGAAGGCTTTGCGAAGTCGTTCAGTTAA
- a CDS encoding F0F1 ATP synthase subunit gamma translates to MPSLKDLKIRINSVKSTQKITKAKKMVAASKLRRAQEAAEAARPYAEKMEKVLTGLGQAVADQPGASPLLVGTGKDDVELVVVGSSERGLCGAFNANIVKAAKAHINERLNAGKTIKILCVGKKGHTLLKRDFGEYIIDLKDLSSVKKIGFANAQPIAADILAMYERGEFDVATLFYSKFQSALVQIPTKQQLIPAPMPEVANDEEVADELGGAIYDYEPGEAEILEDLLPRNVAVQIYRGLLENAASEQGASMTAMDNATRNAGELIDKLTLVYNRTRQAVITSELIEIISGAEAL, encoded by the coding sequence ATGCCTAGCCTTAAAGACCTTAAAATCCGGATCAATTCCGTCAAGTCGACGCAGAAGATCACCAAAGCTAAGAAAATGGTGGCCGCGTCCAAACTGCGCCGTGCGCAAGAAGCAGCTGAAGCTGCGCGTCCGTATGCAGAGAAGATGGAAAAAGTACTTACAGGGCTTGGTCAAGCTGTTGCTGATCAGCCCGGTGCTTCTCCTCTTCTAGTTGGAACAGGCAAGGACGATGTTGAATTGGTAGTTGTTGGATCCTCAGAGCGTGGTCTCTGTGGTGCTTTCAACGCCAATATCGTCAAAGCTGCTAAAGCGCATATTAATGAGCGTTTGAATGCAGGTAAAACCATTAAAATTCTTTGCGTTGGTAAGAAGGGTCATACCCTGCTGAAGCGTGATTTTGGTGAGTATATCATCGATTTAAAAGACTTGTCCTCTGTGAAAAAGATTGGTTTTGCAAATGCGCAGCCGATCGCAGCTGATATTCTTGCCATGTATGAACGTGGTGAGTTTGATGTTGCGACACTGTTCTATAGTAAATTCCAGTCTGCTCTTGTTCAGATTCCAACCAAGCAACAGCTTATTCCTGCGCCGATGCCAGAAGTGGCAAACGACGAAGAGGTCGCTGATGAACTTGGTGGGGCAATCTATGATTATGAGCCAGGCGAAGCGGAAATTCTGGAAGATTTGTTGCCACGAAATGTGGCGGTCCAGATTTATCGTGGTCTCCTAGAAAACGCTGCTTCTGAGCAGGGTGCTTCTATGACTGCGATGGACAACGCAACACGTAACGCAGGTGAACTGATTGACAAATTGACACTGGTTTATAACCGGACACGTCAGGCTGTTATTACCAGCGAATTGATTGAAATTATCTCTGGCGCTGAAGCGCTGTAA
- the atpD gene encoding F0F1 ATP synthase subunit beta, giving the protein MANTGRISQIIGAVVDVQFDDNLPEILTALETDNNGQRLVLEVAQHLGENTVRTIAMDSTDGLVRGVEVQNTNAPISVPVGPETLGRILNVIGEPIDERGPVNAKQTAPIHAEAPEFADQSTEQEMLVTGIKVVDLLAPYSKGGKIGLFGGAGVGKTVLIMELINNIAKGHGGFSVFAGVGERTREGNDLYHEMIESNVINLEGESKAALVYGQMNEPPGARARVALTGLTLAEYFRDQEGQDVLFFVDNIFRFTQAGAEVSALLGRIPSAVGYQPTLATDMGSLQERITTTKKGSITSVQAVYVPADDLTDPAPASSFAHLDATTVLNRAIAEKGIYPAVDPLDSTSRILDPRVLGDEHYEVARSVQELLQKYKSLQDIIAILGMDELSEEDKLVVARARKVERFLSQPFHVAEIFTGTPGELVSIEDTVKGFKAIVAGEYDHLPEAAFYLVGNIDQVLAKAEKLAAEAA; this is encoded by the coding sequence ATGGCTAACACAGGCCGCATTAGTCAGATTATTGGTGCCGTTGTCGACGTACAATTCGACGACAACTTGCCAGAAATTCTGACTGCACTTGAAACTGACAACAATGGTCAGCGTCTCGTGCTTGAAGTTGCCCAGCACTTGGGTGAAAACACAGTACGCACTATCGCGATGGACTCGACTGATGGTCTTGTTCGTGGTGTAGAAGTACAAAACACAAACGCACCGATCTCTGTTCCTGTAGGACCTGAGACACTTGGTCGTATTTTGAACGTGATTGGTGAGCCAATTGACGAGCGTGGCCCTGTCAACGCGAAGCAAACAGCTCCAATTCACGCCGAAGCGCCTGAGTTCGCAGATCAGTCTACAGAGCAGGAAATGCTTGTTACAGGTATTAAAGTGGTAGATCTTTTAGCGCCCTATTCAAAAGGTGGTAAGATTGGTCTCTTTGGTGGTGCCGGTGTAGGTAAAACCGTACTGATTATGGAACTTATTAACAACATTGCGAAGGGTCATGGTGGTTTCTCTGTCTTCGCTGGTGTTGGTGAGCGTACGCGTGAGGGTAATGACCTTTACCATGAGATGATCGAATCAAATGTGATCAATCTTGAGGGTGAAAGTAAAGCTGCTCTTGTATATGGTCAGATGAATGAGCCTCCTGGTGCGCGTGCACGTGTTGCTCTGACAGGCTTGACTCTTGCGGAATATTTCCGTGATCAAGAAGGCCAGGACGTTCTTTTCTTCGTGGATAACATTTTCCGCTTTACACAGGCGGGTGCTGAGGTATCAGCGCTTCTTGGACGTATTCCTTCTGCTGTGGGTTACCAGCCTACACTTGCAACCGATATGGGTTCATTGCAGGAGCGTATTACCACAACGAAGAAGGGTTCGATTACATCTGTACAGGCTGTTTACGTTCCTGCTGATGACTTGACTGACCCTGCGCCAGCTTCGTCATTTGCTCACCTTGATGCTACAACAGTATTGAACCGTGCAATTGCTGAAAAAGGGATTTACCCTGCGGTTGATCCTTTGGATAGTACATCTCGTATTCTTGATCCACGTGTTCTTGGTGATGAGCACTATGAAGTTGCTCGTTCTGTTCAGGAGCTTCTCCAGAAATATAAATCACTCCAAGATATTATTGCTATTCTTGGTATGGATGAGCTTTCTGAGGAAGATAAGCTGGTGGTTGCACGTGCCCGTAAAGTTGAGCGTTTCTTGTCTCAGCCTTTCCACGTTGCTGAGATCTTTACAGGGACACCTGGTGAACTAGTAAGCATCGAAGACACTGTAAAAGGCTTTAAAGCAATTGTGGCTGGTGAATATGATCACCTTCCAGAAGCTGCTTTCTACCTAGTGGGTAACATTGATCAGGTTCTTGCTAAAGCTGAAAAGCTTGCTGCAGAAGCTGCCTAA
- a CDS encoding F0F1 ATP synthase subunit epsilon — translation MTDTLRLEIVSPERLLKDTTAAQVVVPGTDGDFAVLPAHAPMMSTIRPGVIEIFADEAGDAERLFVKGGLAQVSPEGLTLLAEETIDLGSVDSSDLAQKIAAVREDIEDAKDDVEKAGFEKDLDWMLALQDVVAS, via the coding sequence ATGACTGATACATTGCGCCTTGAAATTGTGTCGCCAGAGCGTCTTTTAAAAGACACAACAGCTGCACAGGTAGTGGTGCCAGGAACTGACGGTGATTTCGCTGTTCTCCCTGCCCATGCGCCTATGATGTCCACCATTCGTCCTGGTGTTATTGAAATCTTCGCTGATGAAGCAGGGGACGCAGAGCGTCTGTTTGTTAAAGGCGGCCTTGCTCAAGTAAGCCCTGAAGGACTTACTCTGCTTGCTGAAGAAACAATTGATCTCGGTTCTGTTGATTCTTCTGACTTGGCACAGAAAATCGCTGCCGTTCGTGAAGACATTGAAGACGCAAAAGACGATGTAGAAAAGGCTGGATTCGAGAAGGATCTTGATTGGATGCTGGCTCTACAGGATGTGGTGGCTTCATAA
- a CDS encoding SRPBCC family protein, giving the protein MNAIDLTTTPVLEITKVFKVSPARVFEAFITPSLMKQWWGPASMTVPLCELDAKLGGKWKTMMVNDEGEEFTVSGVYTKINSPIELEFTWAWLEDGQRGQETTVNLKFTAVENGTRLDLVQGSFSDGCQAHHEGWMGGLTNLEELLA; this is encoded by the coding sequence ATGAATGCGATCGATTTAACAACAACCCCTGTATTAGAAATTACAAAAGTCTTCAAAGTATCACCGGCCCGTGTATTCGAAGCCTTTATAACACCTTCATTAATGAAACAATGGTGGGGCCCTGCTTCCATGACCGTTCCACTGTGCGAGTTAGATGCTAAGCTGGGCGGAAAATGGAAAACAATGATGGTGAATGATGAGGGTGAAGAATTTACAGTCTCTGGTGTTTATACCAAAATAAACAGTCCAATTGAGTTAGAATTCACATGGGCGTGGCTTGAGGATGGACAACGTGGTCAGGAAACCACTGTAAATTTAAAATTTACTGCTGTTGAAAATGGCACTCGACTAGACCTCGTTCAAGGCTCCTTCAGCGATGGATGTCAAGCGCACCACGAAGGCTGGATGGGCGGTCTCACGAACCTAGAAGAGCTCTTAGCTTAA
- a CDS encoding ArsR/SmtB family transcription factor, protein MDRLSATFSALADPTRRAILEQLQSGKHTVASLAAPHSMSAPAISRHLKVLEKAELIHRERNAQTIYCSINGKNLKTAIDWLETYGEFWRSSFDRLENLLIQQETKKD, encoded by the coding sequence ATGGATAGACTTTCAGCAACCTTTTCAGCTCTAGCTGATCCAACGAGACGCGCTATTCTCGAGCAGTTACAGTCCGGAAAGCATACTGTGGCCTCTCTTGCAGCCCCTCATAGTATGAGTGCTCCAGCGATATCAAGACACCTTAAGGTGTTAGAAAAGGCAGAGCTAATACACCGCGAAAGAAACGCCCAAACCATCTACTGTTCAATTAACGGAAAGAACTTAAAAACAGCCATTGACTGGCTGGAAACATATGGAGAATTTTGGCGGTCTAGCTTTGACCGCTTAGAAAATCTTCTTATTCAACAAGAGACAAAAAAAGATTAA
- a CDS encoding PAS domain-containing protein, producing MMPRATTMNFSEADIPFEDGLALYRWWHTLFRKNGKFPRKSEINPSDHVSYLDKIYLITLDLESGDHIMRLHGTFITEIHQRDNSGKPVRLMAGADVFNQRIACIIEHKKPVLVTYDKLEAHHDAYDTYHTIGLPIADDHSGELAHIIGVVHYK from the coding sequence ATGATGCCGCGGGCGACAACCATGAATTTTTCAGAGGCAGATATCCCATTTGAAGATGGGCTGGCGCTCTATAGATGGTGGCATACTTTATTCAGGAAGAATGGAAAATTCCCACGAAAATCAGAAATAAACCCTTCCGACCACGTCTCCTACTTAGATAAAATTTACCTGATAACACTTGATTTAGAGTCCGGTGACCATATCATGCGTTTACATGGCACATTCATCACTGAAATTCATCAGCGTGATAATTCTGGAAAACCCGTACGTCTCATGGCGGGTGCTGACGTTTTCAATCAACGTATCGCCTGTATTATTGAACATAAAAAGCCTGTCCTAGTCACCTATGATAAGCTTGAAGCCCACCATGATGCATATGACACATATCATACCATTGGTCTACCAATTGCAGATGATCACTCAGGCGAGTTAGCTCACATTATCGGTGTTGTACACTATAAATAA